A DNA window from Vigna angularis cultivar LongXiaoDou No.4 chromosome 1, ASM1680809v1, whole genome shotgun sequence contains the following coding sequences:
- the LOC108324037 gene encoding F-box protein At1g67340 has translation MRTRRGACYSGVVSRMCSDVRLANKNKDLHMHMRVHVAGDSFSYSRKRQKKTPEKTATDYDFFESLPDDLVISIFCKLSSTATKPSDFLNVLTTCRRLNKLALHSLVLSKVSPRAFAIRAKDWCDSAHRFLKHCADAGNVEACFTLGMIRFYCLQNRGSGASLMAKAAINSHARALYSLAVIQFNGSGGTKSDKDLRAGVALCARAAFLGHVDALRELGHCLQDGYGVRQNIAEGRRFLVQANARELAAVLSTNAAARHWLTCNLQPQLRQGIGCPLLSDFGCNVPTPEVHPASRFMAEWFAARGGSPGQGLRLCSHAGCGRPESRKHEFRRCSVCGAVNYCSRACQALDWKFRHKVECAPVERWLDEDGEDIGDEDSDGEVMAMADS, from the exons ATGAGAACAAGGAGAGGAGCTTGTTATTCTGGAGTAGTATCAAGGATGTGTTCGGATGTGAGGCTTGCCAACAAAAACAAGGATCTGCACATGCATATGCGTGTGCATGTCGCCGGAGACTCCTTTAGTTATAGCCGAAAAAGGCAGAAGAAGACGCCGGAAAAAACCGCTACCGATTACGATTTTTTTGAGTCTTTGCCGGATGACCTTGTAATCTCTATCTTCTGCAAGCTTAGTTCTACCGCCACTAAACCTTCCGATTTTCTCAATGTTTTAACCAC GTGTAGGAGATTAAACAAGTTAGCACTACATTCGCTTGTTTTGTCCAAAGTCTCTCCCAGAGCTTTCGCTATTAGAGCCAAAGATTGGTGCGATTCGGCGCACCGTTTCCTCAAACACTGTGCGGATGCCGGAAATGTTGAAGCCTGTTTCACTTTAGGCATG ATTCGGTTCTACTGTTTGCAAAACCGAGGGAGCGGCGCGTCGTTAATGGCCAAGGCAGCGATAAACTCCCACGCGCGTGCTCTGTACTCGCTGGCCGTGATTCAGTTCAACGGCAGCGGCGGAACCAAAAGCGACAAGGACTTACGCGCCGGCGTGGCTCTCTGCGCCAGAGCCGCGTTTCTCGGCCACGTCGACGCGCTGCGCGAGCTCGGTCACTGCTTGCAAGACGGTTACGGCGTGCGGCAGAACATCGCCGAGGGGCGGCGGTTCCTGGTGCAGGCAAACGCGAGGGAGCTGGCGGCCGTGTTGTCGACGAACGCCGCCGCGCGCCACTGGCTGACGTGCAACCTTCAGCCACAGCTTCGGCAGGGGATCGGATGTCCGTTGCTCAGCGATTTCGGATGTAACGTCCCGACGCCGGAGGTGCATCCGGCAAGCCGGTTCATGGCGGAGTGGTTCGCCGCTCGCGGCGGTTCGCCCGGACAGGGGCTGAGATTGTGTTCGCACGCGGGGTGCGGGCGGCCCGAGTCCAGGAAGCACGAGTTTCGAAGGTGTTCTGTGTGTGGCGCGGTGAATTATTGTTCACGCGCGTGCCAAGCGCTCGATTGGAAGTTCCGGCACAAGGTGGAGTGCGCCCCCGTGGAGCGGTGGCTCGACGAAGACGGCGAAGACATCGGAGACGAGGACAGTGACGGCGAGGTTATGGCTATGGCGGATAGTTAG